A part of Planctomycetia bacterium genomic DNA contains:
- a CDS encoding DJ-1/PfpI family protein: MRSYFDTRFIGWIFIASVGQALAAYPSSASAAEAGSPWTSLLAEIDVARAPAGTWKKTDDGLRVAAAPSARVELPATASPEYDLRISFTRHTGRDSIALLFPHGKGQAAYEVDAWGLHLAGIQNIGSRDIRNNVSRRNDTPLVNGRRYTMLLEVRKDQVRGLLDGNVVTTYAGDGSELALSNLWTLSSPRALGLGAWESETTFHSVEFRAAGGSSTPAAVATTKPVVDTPTTTMKPAPTTVAKPQAKPGVRPSGRANYRGVAAASNTGKKRVLIVIANHHFFYREYADPRAALESAGIEVTVAAGQRAPCRPHPNSGQSDAGVVQPDLALADVKSANYDAILFSGGWGASAYQFAFNGRYDDAAYNGYPNVKTGVNRLIGEFIAQDKYLCGICNGVSVLAWARVNDASPLLGKRICAPPGPAAPGIYDGQRAQPSSRWHPEANGAVIAPAGSIGVVGNTTDDVLVDGKIITAEDDYSAREAGRRLAQLLIGN; the protein is encoded by the coding sequence ATGCGATCGTACTTCGACACCCGTTTCATCGGCTGGATCTTCATCGCATCGGTTGGTCAAGCGCTCGCTGCTTATCCTTCGTCCGCCTCGGCTGCCGAGGCCGGTAGCCCATGGACATCGCTCTTGGCCGAGATCGATGTCGCACGCGCTCCTGCCGGAACTTGGAAGAAGACCGACGACGGGCTGCGTGTCGCTGCCGCTCCGAGTGCTCGTGTAGAACTTCCTGCAACGGCCTCGCCGGAATACGACCTGCGCATCAGCTTCACGCGCCACACCGGTCGCGACTCCATCGCGCTGTTGTTCCCACACGGCAAGGGCCAAGCCGCATACGAAGTCGATGCCTGGGGGCTGCACCTGGCCGGCATCCAAAACATCGGCAGTCGCGACATTCGCAACAACGTCTCGCGCCGCAACGATACGCCGCTCGTGAACGGTCGGCGATATACGATGCTGCTCGAGGTTCGCAAAGATCAAGTTCGCGGACTGCTCGACGGCAATGTGGTAACAACGTACGCCGGCGACGGCAGTGAACTGGCGCTCTCGAACCTGTGGACTCTTTCGAGCCCACGGGCACTGGGCCTGGGAGCGTGGGAAAGCGAAACGACGTTTCATAGCGTCGAGTTCCGCGCGGCCGGTGGATCTTCGACGCCTGCTGCCGTAGCGACGACGAAGCCTGTCGTCGACACGCCGACAACGACGATGAAACCGGCTCCCACGACGGTGGCGAAACCGCAAGCGAAGCCCGGCGTACGACCCTCGGGGCGGGCGAACTATCGCGGTGTTGCCGCGGCGTCGAATACGGGAAAAAAGCGTGTTTTGATCGTCATCGCCAACCATCATTTTTTCTATCGCGAGTATGCCGACCCTCGCGCTGCGCTCGAAAGCGCAGGGATCGAAGTCACCGTCGCCGCCGGGCAACGGGCTCCCTGCCGGCCGCATCCCAACAGCGGTCAGAGTGATGCCGGCGTCGTCCAACCCGACCTCGCGCTGGCCGACGTGAAGAGTGCGAACTACGACGCGATTCTGTTCTCCGGCGGTTGGGGCGCTTCGGCGTATCAGTTCGCCTTCAACGGCCGCTACGACGACGCAGCCTACAACGGCTACCCGAACGTGAAGACGGGCGTCAATCGCTTGATCGGCGAGTTCATAGCGCAAGACAAGTATCTGTGCGGCATCTGCAACGGCGTTTCCGTCTTGGCTTGGGCTCGCGTCAACGATGCGAGCCCCCTCTTGGGCAAGCGCATTTGCGCACCACCCGGCCCTGCGGCGCCCGGCATCTACGACGGCCAACGTGCGCAGCCCTCGTCGCGTTGGCATCCGGAAGCGAACGGCGCCGTCATCGCGCCGGCCGGCTCGATCGGCGTCGTTGGAAACACCACCGACGATGTGTTGGTCGACGGTAAGATCATCACGGCCGAAGACGACTACTCGGCACGCGAAGCAGGCCGGCGACTCGCCCAACTATTGATCGGGAACTAA
- a CDS encoding tetratricopeptide repeat protein, producing the protein MLTIGLGPTSARADFDEAFAAFQTGNYAEALTATDVAVKQNYAEARWWRLRLECLTTLGRYAEGVEALELSRRHHYIDASLRVVGFEVMRQAGDPKKAEDSLVELMRVAVNSPWRFSSAEDRVWIGRAAALLGADARQVLESYYEPAQKLDAELRVAYLAIGELALAKRDLAVATENYRAALKRYPEDPDFMCGLARAVDEESEEESRKLVAQALERNAAHVPSLLFTAEEALAHEDFSGAAAALDKLASVNPQHAIGWALRAALCYLKADSFGTWYCREAALETWSDNPEVDHVLGEKLSRAYRFAEGAKYQRSALAIDAKYLPARTQLAQDLLRLGESDEGWRLVEEVQQADPYDVVAYNLATLKDRLKDYTTLDTKHFRLHMERREAAVYGPRVLELLERARITLGQKYGWMPARPVVVEILTRQQDFAIRTFGLPGGDGILGVCFGMVITANSPAALAGQTTNWEATLWHEYCHVVTLELTRHRLPRWLSEGISVYEERQADATWGNRLNRELRTMIVAGELTPLSKLNEAFRKPKSGEHFNLAYYEASLAIEYLVEKHGFATLRKILGDVGAGLPINEALVLRAGSLDALDKSFGEFALARAEAYGPKIDWSDEPMKTFPRGSAEGIAAWLKDHPQHYLGRMRYAQALIEAKRWDEAAKTLDALIADVPQWAGDGSPYSLLARVRREQGDVRAERTVLEASAATSDDALETYRRLIELALAAGDDGAVRTNVERYLAVQPLDEFPYRTAAEHAKGAGANSAGATRQAIAAARSLLALDPADRAGAHYLFASLLHARHDPEAKRQALLALEETPRYRDAQKLLLAIVAQETEAAQRNEKAKLDEPEKKPVSPLPKKPLTVEP; encoded by the coding sequence ATGCTGACCATCGGGCTCGGCCCCACTTCGGCTCGGGCCGATTTCGACGAGGCCTTCGCGGCCTTTCAAACCGGCAATTACGCCGAGGCTCTGACGGCGACCGACGTGGCCGTCAAGCAAAACTATGCCGAAGCTCGCTGGTGGCGATTGCGGCTGGAATGCCTGACGACGCTCGGCCGCTATGCCGAAGGAGTCGAAGCGCTCGAACTTTCGCGACGACATCACTATATCGACGCTTCGCTTCGGGTCGTGGGCTTCGAGGTAATGCGACAAGCGGGCGACCCGAAGAAAGCCGAAGACTCGCTCGTCGAGTTGATGCGGGTCGCCGTCAATTCTCCATGGCGATTCAGTTCGGCCGAAGATCGAGTCTGGATCGGCCGAGCGGCCGCGCTGCTCGGTGCGGATGCCCGACAGGTGCTGGAAAGCTATTACGAGCCGGCGCAAAAGCTCGATGCCGAGTTGCGCGTCGCCTATCTCGCGATCGGCGAACTGGCGCTGGCAAAACGCGATCTCGCGGTTGCGACCGAAAACTATCGTGCCGCCCTGAAGCGCTATCCCGAAGACCCCGATTTTATGTGCGGGCTGGCGCGGGCCGTCGATGAAGAGTCGGAAGAGGAGAGTCGCAAGCTGGTCGCGCAAGCGCTGGAGCGCAACGCCGCGCATGTCCCCAGCCTGCTCTTCACGGCCGAAGAAGCGCTCGCGCATGAAGACTTCAGCGGCGCCGCGGCGGCTCTCGATAAGCTCGCAAGCGTCAATCCGCAGCACGCGATCGGCTGGGCCCTGCGCGCAGCGCTGTGCTATCTAAAAGCCGATTCCTTCGGCACCTGGTATTGTCGCGAAGCGGCGCTGGAGACTTGGAGCGACAATCCCGAGGTCGACCACGTACTCGGCGAAAAGCTCTCGCGCGCGTATCGCTTCGCGGAAGGGGCGAAGTATCAACGGAGCGCGCTGGCGATCGACGCCAAGTATCTGCCGGCTCGCACGCAACTCGCGCAAGATCTATTGCGGCTCGGGGAATCGGATGAAGGTTGGCGGCTCGTCGAAGAGGTGCAGCAGGCCGATCCGTACGACGTCGTCGCTTACAATCTGGCGACGTTGAAAGATCGACTCAAAGATTACACGACGCTCGACACGAAGCATTTTCGCTTGCACATGGAGCGGCGCGAAGCAGCCGTCTACGGCCCGCGCGTGCTGGAGCTTTTAGAACGAGCGCGGATCACGCTCGGCCAGAAGTACGGCTGGATGCCTGCGCGACCGGTCGTGGTCGAGATTCTAACGCGGCAACAAGATTTCGCGATCCGGACGTTCGGCCTCCCCGGCGGCGACGGCATCCTCGGCGTCTGCTTCGGCATGGTGATTACGGCGAATAGCCCGGCGGCGCTCGCCGGACAAACGACGAACTGGGAAGCGACTCTCTGGCACGAGTATTGTCACGTCGTCACGCTCGAACTCACGCGACATCGCCTGCCGCGTTGGCTCAGCGAAGGGATTTCGGTTTACGAAGAGCGCCAAGCCGATGCCACGTGGGGGAATCGACTCAATCGCGAACTCCGCACGATGATCGTCGCCGGAGAGCTCACGCCCCTCTCGAAGTTGAACGAAGCGTTCCGCAAGCCGAAGTCGGGCGAGCATTTCAATTTGGCGTATTACGAAGCTTCCCTCGCGATCGAATACTTGGTCGAGAAACACGGCTTCGCGACTTTGCGAAAGATCCTCGGCGACGTCGGCGCCGGGCTGCCGATCAACGAAGCGCTCGTGCTCCGCGCCGGTTCGCTTGACGCGCTGGATAAGTCGTTCGGCGAGTTCGCGCTTGCTCGGGCCGAGGCCTACGGCCCCAAAATCGATTGGTCGGACGAACCGATGAAGACGTTTCCGCGCGGCTCGGCGGAAGGGATCGCGGCGTGGCTCAAGGATCATCCGCAACACTACCTCGGCCGTATGCGCTACGCGCAAGCCTTGATCGAGGCGAAACGCTGGGACGAGGCCGCGAAGACGCTCGACGCGCTCATTGCCGATGTGCCGCAATGGGCCGGGGACGGCAGCCCTTACTCGCTCTTAGCTCGCGTGCGCCGGGAACAAGGGGATGTGCGCGCGGAGCGAACAGTGCTCGAAGCTTCGGCTGCGACCTCGGACGATGCGCTCGAAACGTATCGCCGCTTGATCGAATTGGCGCTCGCAGCGGGCGACGACGGCGCCGTGCGCACGAACGTCGAACGCTATCTCGCCGTTCAGCCGCTCGACGAATTTCCGTATCGCACCGCAGCCGAACACGCCAAGGGGGCCGGTGCGAACTCCGCCGGCGCGACACGTCAGGCGATCGCCGCGGCACGCTCGCTCTTAGCGCTCGACCCGGCCGATCGTGCGGGAGCGCATTATCTTTTCGCCTCGCTGTTGCACGCCCGGCACGACCCCGAAGCCAAGCGCCAAGCGCTCCTCGCACTCGAAGAAACGCCCCGCTATCGCGATGCGCAAAAACTGCTGCTCGCGATCGTCGCGCAGGAAACCGAAGCAGCCCAGCGCAACGAAAAAGCAAAGCTCGACGAACCGGAAAAGAAGCCGGTTTCGCCGCTGCCGAAGAAGCCCCTCACGGTGGAGCCATGA
- a CDS encoding DUF4159 domain-containing protein yields the protein MPRRRLMLLAIFGLAASLVFGVAYAQRRYRERQIQVDRNGVPMWEVDTDMPDEVFTFARLRYRSSHRGYAWATDYPDADLNLSYRLQQLTSMRSHPEGKVVDIDDPTLFDYPFVYMIEPGDIQITDEEAATLRRYLLSGGFLMVDDFWGDYEWESFHFAFKQIFPDRELTELPVEHPVFHCVYDLKEKPQVPSIGMAHAGRSQGITYERSDAREPHYKACFDDKGRMMMIVCHNTDLGDGWEREGEDEWYFREFSEKKSYPLGINILFYQFTH from the coding sequence ATGCCACGACGTCGGCTGATGTTACTCGCCATCTTCGGGCTCGCCGCGTCGCTCGTATTCGGCGTCGCTTACGCGCAGCGTCGTTATCGCGAGCGGCAGATCCAAGTCGATCGCAACGGGGTGCCGATGTGGGAAGTCGACACGGACATGCCGGACGAGGTGTTCACGTTCGCGCGCTTGCGCTACCGCTCGTCGCATCGGGGCTATGCTTGGGCGACCGACTATCCCGACGCCGATCTGAACCTTTCCTATCGTTTGCAGCAGCTCACCTCGATGCGCTCGCACCCGGAAGGGAAGGTCGTCGACATCGACGACCCGACGCTGTTCGACTATCCGTTCGTCTACATGATCGAGCCGGGCGACATTCAGATCACGGACGAAGAAGCGGCGACCCTGCGGCGCTACTTGCTGAGCGGCGGCTTTCTGATGGTCGACGATTTCTGGGGCGACTACGAGTGGGAAAGTTTTCATTTCGCATTCAAGCAGATCTTTCCCGATCGCGAACTAACCGAGCTACCGGTCGAGCATCCGGTGTTTCATTGCGTATACGACTTGAAGGAGAAGCCGCAGGTTCCGTCGATCGGGATGGCGCATGCCGGCCGCTCGCAAGGGATCACCTACGAACGCTCCGATGCTCGCGAGCCGCATTACAAGGCGTGCTTCGACGACAAAGGGCGCATGATGATGATCGTCTGCCACAACACCGACCTCGGCGACGGTTGGGAACGCGAGGGAGAAGACGAATGGTACTTCCGCGAGTTCTCGGAAAAGAAATCGTATCCGCTGGGGATCAACATCCTCTTCTACCAATTCACGCACTAA
- a CDS encoding protein kinase, which yields MTNQPCPTHEKLSTYVHGLLPIAQAEEVTAHVAKCSNCEDTVHGLNSASSDSLLERIQAPAAAQPYVDEPACRKVVESLKRNGPPPDGTQQPGAQQHGAQQHGAQQQSSATGKIPSSSDSKAARTMTRTEFVEFITTIGFVSTDELTVIDKQLPPDKTDDVQTLAQALVQQGKLTKFQAATVYQGKGKSLVFGDYVVIDRLGAGGMGQVFKARHRRMDRIVALKVLSTAAMKSADSIKRFEREVRAAAKLIHPNIVHAYDAGAQDGVHYLVMEHVAGPDLSSLVKKQGKLDVKLACDYIAQAARGFAFAHSKGIVHRDIKPGNLLIDQDGTVKVLDMGLARFEDSGLGEVMTEGELTHTGAVMGTVDYMAPEQALNTRHADAKSDVYGLGCTLYRILTGEYVFGGDTLVEKILAHRERPVPQLRRLRPEAPAALEGLLARMLSKQPDLRPTMQDIAEALPTIDTAKDFGVVDFAVAPIAPTPAAPLPAGFGSMPGSSPSSMTIPQVRRPMTGAALPPKRGNRMPLIAAAAAGAVLLCFGVWVSIRDKSGREIARVEVPDGGTVVVQPQTERPEAIVPVGPAPSVPVSNNTPPNNPAPPLPEVVPPVNNPPTFAPTVNNPPVAVSPSTGVRTVTGKFGGNADRPHFQGSDESEPLAFFFDSIRKEVPRGTDVPLNVRTTNPNLPELPLPPNPDPSRSQNFLYVHTHLEYLDSDPAALQMIQARGATSSRIGLTSLALSTKNTSMAKHYSYSMPGLMRMSDLPVGRYRLHVVFAPMAGLGRKQEATCEFRIVDQPVDTGWIMEAAWMPLEPAGAIASINTNANTNTTPPSAISVATPAPVVPPTGNLWIYGEPFDVKNPLITVESLHYDGSTPLTIEAWTVPRPTPMLDEFFVKSTVSLDRPAFFEFSGRNMPQMKASWNIGIDRTMRRYYSSHKMLRSPGTASRLPTYGGELFATDATPALHHIAITFGRSINGQQEILSWFDGKTLIHNPPRLTSNLLYEPLDFFQSQGYIDELRISKVVRYQAHFTPQRRFTPDADTIALYHCDEGSGDRLIDSSGNNFHGKLTNPRWAPTDVATPASTSPLPIASTLTQSVPATTEFVGGSSPSQPLAFEISPLARENQRGRAYTMLIRARNSTANALPLSGTYTGSAMRHVAMAKTELRCLEPGPTALQPYANLHTMQPGIFSFGVWSMASEQAVVQSGETVTLRMPLQTMYLPVGRYAVDVVLIPGQGLGEPQKATYEFRLTDQPAAQGALPELIWTMAPEANAPPKSVPAVASGPRSPATSGPKPSTLAQVPSPAVTPTMPVAPANPPDVVSATEGQAPAPNAAGSRLPVPDAKLQQAALQLIKEVYQDDYTAARVPDKKSGFADKLLEQSRQTVEPTDRYVLINEARVFAVDGDDPAVLRRVLATIVNDYDVDAPTIYIDSWKGVLLKTRPPTVARAIYDDATAMLEAAIGRAAFDEAKRFGDYALTIAPRIGDAAAVKSTRDRNTLLAARQQEWTAAAAALAKLATAPDDSEANFLVGRYRAMVEDDWTTAFPLLAKGSDEAWKDLAAKSMTVAAEGAARAAMADAFWDASKKGTGKELAAAALYWYQAALPSLTGLQKVRIEKRIVEATAVVPARKLPTTPLGERSASPAPSSTGAAVSVPKPLVDDPRGPFGNVAYQKWLKEVAALPAQQQVDAVSKKMMELNPGFDGKLVPRIQDGVVTDLMFLSDNVSNIYPVRALSGLKVLNCSGNKPGSTLVDLTPLQGLPLTAVYCVGTGVSDLSPLRGMQLTLLSVSKTPVADLSVVQGMPLTSLNCDSTQVSDLAPLQNCKQLKSLTRIGSRVQPAMLEALKQVLPNCEMK from the coding sequence GTGACCAACCAACCTTGCCCAACGCACGAAAAGCTATCGACGTATGTTCATGGGCTGTTGCCGATCGCGCAGGCCGAGGAAGTCACGGCGCACGTGGCGAAGTGCTCGAACTGCGAAGATACGGTCCACGGGCTCAATTCCGCGTCGTCGGACAGCCTCCTCGAGCGAATTCAAGCACCTGCGGCCGCGCAACCCTATGTCGACGAACCGGCGTGCCGTAAAGTTGTAGAATCGCTCAAGCGCAACGGTCCCCCGCCGGACGGAACTCAGCAGCCCGGAGCTCAGCAACACGGAGCTCAGCAACACGGAGCTCAGCAGCAAAGTTCCGCTACCGGCAAGATTCCTTCGTCTTCCGACTCGAAAGCGGCTCGAACTATGACGCGTACGGAGTTCGTCGAATTCATCACGACCATCGGGTTCGTTTCCACCGACGAATTGACCGTGATCGATAAGCAGCTTCCCCCAGATAAGACCGACGACGTGCAGACCTTGGCGCAGGCCTTGGTGCAACAAGGGAAGCTCACCAAGTTTCAAGCGGCTACGGTTTATCAGGGTAAGGGAAAGAGTCTCGTTTTCGGCGACTACGTGGTGATCGATCGCCTCGGAGCCGGCGGCATGGGGCAAGTGTTTAAGGCCCGGCATCGCCGCATGGATCGGATCGTGGCGCTCAAGGTCCTCTCCACGGCGGCCATGAAGAGCGCCGACTCGATCAAGCGTTTCGAGCGCGAAGTGCGCGCCGCGGCGAAGTTGATCCACCCGAACATCGTGCATGCCTACGACGCCGGGGCGCAAGACGGAGTCCATTATCTGGTGATGGAACACGTCGCCGGACCGGACCTCTCTTCGCTCGTGAAGAAGCAAGGGAAACTCGACGTCAAACTTGCGTGCGACTACATCGCGCAAGCGGCGCGCGGCTTCGCGTTCGCGCACTCGAAGGGCATCGTGCATCGCGACATCAAGCCCGGCAATTTGCTCATCGACCAGGACGGCACCGTGAAAGTGCTCGACATGGGCCTCGCGCGCTTCGAAGACTCCGGCCTCGGCGAAGTGATGACGGAGGGAGAATTGACGCACACCGGCGCAGTGATGGGGACCGTCGATTACATGGCGCCGGAGCAGGCGCTGAACACGCGGCACGCGGATGCGAAGTCCGACGTCTACGGCCTCGGTTGCACGCTCTATCGCATCCTCACCGGCGAATACGTCTTCGGCGGCGATACGCTCGTGGAAAAGATTCTCGCTCATCGCGAGCGGCCGGTGCCGCAACTCCGCCGTCTTCGGCCCGAAGCCCCGGCCGCGCTCGAAGGGCTGTTGGCGCGGATGCTCTCGAAGCAACCTGATCTGCGCCCGACGATGCAAGACATCGCCGAAGCACTGCCGACGATCGATACGGCCAAGGATTTCGGAGTGGTCGACTTCGCCGTCGCGCCCATCGCGCCGACACCGGCCGCGCCGCTACCGGCCGGGTTCGGGTCGATGCCGGGCTCCAGCCCCAGTTCGATGACCATCCCGCAAGTCCGACGACCGATGACCGGGGCAGCGTTGCCGCCGAAGCGCGGCAATCGGATGCCGCTCATCGCCGCGGCGGCAGCCGGAGCCGTGCTGTTGTGCTTCGGTGTGTGGGTCAGCATTCGCGACAAGAGCGGCAGGGAAATCGCCCGGGTGGAAGTGCCCGACGGCGGGACCGTCGTCGTGCAGCCGCAGACGGAGCGCCCGGAGGCCATCGTACCGGTTGGCCCTGCGCCGAGCGTCCCTGTTTCCAATAACACGCCGCCGAATAACCCAGCGCCTCCGCTTCCCGAAGTCGTTCCGCCGGTCAACAACCCTCCGACGTTTGCGCCGACCGTTAACAACCCTCCCGTCGCCGTTTCTCCGTCGACAGGAGTAAGGACGGTTACCGGAAAGTTCGGGGGCAATGCGGATCGACCCCATTTTCAAGGGTCGGACGAATCCGAACCCTTAGCGTTCTTCTTCGACTCCATTCGCAAAGAAGTGCCGCGCGGCACCGACGTGCCGCTCAACGTTCGTACCACGAATCCCAATCTCCCGGAACTCCCGCTTCCGCCGAACCCGGATCCTTCAAGAAGTCAAAATTTCTTGTATGTCCATACGCATCTTGAATATCTCGATTCCGATCCCGCAGCGCTGCAAATGATCCAAGCGCGCGGTGCGACGAGCTCGCGCATCGGTCTCACCTCGCTCGCGCTGTCGACGAAAAACACTTCGATGGCAAAACACTATTCGTATTCGATGCCAGGTTTGATGCGGATGTCGGATTTGCCGGTCGGACGTTACCGACTCCATGTGGTATTCGCTCCCATGGCAGGCCTGGGCCGAAAGCAGGAGGCAACGTGCGAGTTCCGGATCGTCGATCAACCGGTCGATACGGGCTGGATCATGGAGGCCGCTTGGATGCCGTTGGAACCTGCCGGGGCGATCGCTTCGATAAATACTAACGCGAACACGAACACGACGCCCCCTTCGGCGATCTCCGTAGCGACACCCGCCCCTGTCGTTCCGCCGACCGGCAATCTTTGGATCTACGGCGAGCCGTTCGATGTGAAGAACCCGCTGATCACGGTCGAGTCGTTGCACTACGACGGCTCGACTCCTCTGACGATCGAAGCTTGGACCGTCCCCCGCCCGACCCCAATGCTCGACGAGTTCTTCGTCAAATCGACCGTGTCGCTGGATCGACCGGCATTCTTCGAGTTTTCCGGCCGCAACATGCCGCAAATGAAAGCCAGTTGGAACATCGGCATCGATCGGACGATGCGGCGCTATTATTCGAGTCACAAGATGTTACGCTCGCCCGGCACCGCGTCGAGATTGCCGACCTACGGCGGAGAACTATTCGCAACCGACGCGACGCCGGCACTCCATCACATCGCGATCACGTTCGGCAGGAGTATCAACGGACAACAAGAGATTCTCAGTTGGTTCGACGGCAAGACGTTAATTCACAATCCTCCCCGCCTCACTTCCAACCTGCTCTACGAGCCGCTCGACTTCTTTCAATCGCAAGGTTACATCGACGAGTTACGGATCTCGAAAGTCGTGCGCTATCAGGCGCATTTCACGCCGCAACGCCGCTTCACGCCCGACGCCGACACGATCGCACTTTACCATTGCGATGAAGGCTCCGGCGACAGGCTCATCGACTCCAGCGGCAACAACTTCCACGGCAAGCTGACGAACCCTCGCTGGGCACCCACCGACGTTGCGACTCCGGCCTCCACGTCACCGCTTCCGATCGCCTCGACCTTGACGCAAAGCGTTCCGGCGACCACGGAGTTCGTCGGTGGTTCGTCCCCTTCGCAACCATTGGCGTTTGAGATCTCGCCGCTCGCTCGCGAAAATCAGCGCGGCCGTGCCTACACGATGCTGATTCGCGCCCGCAATTCAACGGCCAATGCTCTTCCTTTGTCGGGCACCTATACCGGTTCCGCGATGCGGCATGTCGCGATGGCGAAAACCGAACTGCGATGCCTGGAGCCGGGCCCTACGGCGCTCCAGCCTTACGCGAACCTACATACCATGCAGCCGGGCATTTTTTCCTTCGGCGTTTGGTCGATGGCGAGCGAGCAAGCCGTGGTTCAAAGCGGCGAAACGGTTACCTTGCGCATGCCGCTGCAAACGATGTATCTGCCGGTCGGCCGTTACGCGGTCGACGTCGTGCTCATTCCCGGGCAAGGATTGGGCGAGCCGCAAAAGGCGACGTACGAGTTTCGCCTTACCGACCAACCGGCCGCACAAGGTGCGTTGCCCGAGCTGATTTGGACGATGGCGCCCGAAGCGAATGCTCCGCCGAAGTCGGTGCCGGCCGTCGCTTCGGGCCCGAGATCTCCTGCGACCTCAGGACCGAAACCTTCGACGCTCGCACAGGTGCCGTCGCCGGCTGTCACGCCAACGATGCCTGTCGCTCCGGCCAACCCTCCCGACGTTGTTTCCGCGACGGAAGGCCAAGCCCCTGCTCCGAATGCGGCTGGTTCGCGGTTGCCGGTGCCGGATGCGAAGCTGCAACAGGCCGCCTTGCAGCTCATCAAGGAAGTTTATCAAGACGATTACACCGCAGCGCGCGTGCCGGATAAGAAGTCCGGGTTCGCCGATAAGCTGCTGGAGCAATCGCGACAAACGGTCGAGCCGACCGACCGTTACGTGCTGATCAACGAGGCTCGCGTGTTCGCGGTCGACGGCGACGATCCGGCGGTGTTGCGCCGTGTGCTCGCGACGATCGTGAACGACTACGACGTCGACGCTCCGACGATCTACATCGATAGTTGGAAGGGGGTGCTTCTGAAAACGCGCCCGCCGACGGTTGCCCGCGCGATCTACGACGACGCGACGGCCATGCTCGAAGCCGCGATCGGCCGTGCGGCATTCGACGAAGCGAAGCGCTTCGGCGACTATGCGTTGACGATCGCCCCGCGCATCGGCGACGCGGCGGCCGTGAAGTCGACCCGCGATCGAAATACTTTGCTTGCAGCGCGACAACAGGAATGGACCGCTGCCGCCGCCGCACTCGCGAAACTCGCGACCGCGCCTGATGATTCGGAAGCGAACTTCCTCGTCGGACGGTATCGGGCGATGGTCGAGGATGATTGGACGACGGCTTTTCCGCTCTTGGCGAAAGGGAGCGACGAGGCGTGGAAGGATCTCGCTGCCAAGAGCATGACGGTCGCCGCCGAAGGGGCTGCACGCGCCGCTATGGCCGACGCGTTTTGGGACGCTTCCAAGAAAGGGACCGGAAAGGAACTCGCCGCCGCCGCCCTCTATTGGTATCAAGCGGCGCTACCGTCGCTGACCGGTTTGCAAAAAGTACGGATCGAGAAGCGAATCGTCGAAGCGACCGCGGTCGTTCCGGCACGCAAGCTTCCGACGACGCCGCTCGGTGAACGGAGCGCGAGCCCAGCGCCGAGCTCGACCGGCGCCGCCGTTTCCGTGCCGAAGCCGCTCGTCGACGACCCGCGCGGTCCGTTCGGCAATGTCGCTTATCAGAAGTGGCTGAAGGAAGTCGCGGCGCTGCCTGCTCAACAGCAAGTCGATGCCGTTTCTAAAAAGATGATGGAGCTCAATCCCGGCTTCGATGGGAAGCTGGTGCCGAGAATTCAAGACGGCGTCGTCACCGATTTGATGTTTCTTTCCGACAACGTGTCGAACATCTATCCCGTGCGGGCACTGTCGGGCTTGAAGGTCTTGAACTGCAGCGGAAACAAGCCCGGGAGCACGCTCGTGGATCTCACTCCTCTTCAAGGACTTCCGTTGACGGCCGTGTATTGCGTCGGCACGGGGGTGTCGGATTTATCGCCGCTGAGAGGGATGCAGCTCACGCTCTTGAGCGTCAGCAAGACCCCGGTCGCGGACCTGTCGGTGGTGCAGGGAATGCCGCTGACCAGTCTGAATTGCGACAGCACGCAAGTCTCCGATCTCGCGCCGCTGCAGAACTGCAAGCAGTTGAAGTCGTTGACGAGGATCGGCTCGCGCGTTCAGCCGGCGATGCTGGAAGCGCTTAAGCAGGTCTTGCCGAACTGCGAGATGAAGTAG